The Hymenobacter swuensis DY53 genome includes the window CCAGCTCCTTGAGCAGCTCGGCAAATACCTTTTCCGGCTTTCCGTAGCGCACCAGCATGGTGCCGCCGGCCGCCTCGGCTTCCGCCACTAGCCGCTGCACCTCGTCAAAGATGAACATGACGCGGGTATCCTGGCGGTTTTCCAGCTTGTCGAGGATTTTAGGGTCGAAGATGAACAGCGGCACCACCGGCTGCTCGCCCTGCAGCGCGGCGGCCAGCCCGGCATTATCCTGAAAACGCAAGTCGCGCCGGTGCCAGAACAGGGATACTTTCATAGGAGAGAAGTGAGATAATGAGAGCTGAGAAGTGAGACTACGTTGAGCTCCCCATTGTGGAGGTTGAACATCGTCTCATTTCTCAGTTCTCACCGTCTAAGGTCTGAAAAAGGCTACTTCAACCGGCTCATGCCGCCGTCTACGGGCAGTACCTGGCCGGTGATGAAGGAGCCGTGGTCGGAGAGGAGGAAGGAGGCCATGTAAGCCAGATCCTCGGGCTCGCCGATGCGCTGCAGCGGGTGGCGCTTGGCGCTGGCTTCGGCTTTTTCGGGCGTGTTGAGGAGGGCGGCGGCCAGCGGGGTGTTGGTGAGCGACGGGGCCACGGCGTTTACCCGCACGCCGCTGGCGGCGTATTCGGCGGCCAGCGCGCGGGTGAGGCCCTCTACGGCGGCTTTGGAGGTGGCAATGCTGGCGTGGAACGCCATGCCCGTATCGGCGGCAACGGTGCTGAACAGCACCACCGAGGCTCCGCCGGCTTTCTTCAGCCGCTTCATGCTGGCCTGCAGCACCTGCACCGCGCCCAGCACGTTCAACTCAAAATCCCCGCGGAAATCCTCCACCGGAATCCGCTCGAAGGGCCGCAGCTTGATGCTGCCGGGGCAGTACACCACGCCGTGCAGCACTTCCGGCAGGCTATCCAGCGCCGTGCCGATGGGTTTGGTCACGTCCAGCTCCAGGAAGGTGGTGCCCAACTCGGCCAGCTCGGCCGACTGGTGGCGGGAGGCGGTGTAGAGGTTGGCGCCCAGGCCGTGCAGCAGCCGCGCCGTAGCGAGGCCAATACCTGAGGAAGCCCCTACGATGAGGATGTTTTTGTCGGCAAATTCCATGTGTGCGAAGTCAGGAGTGAGGGAGTGGGTTCAGAACTGACCGATTACGGGAAAGTTTTGGGCGTTGGCCATTGGAGCGGGGTGTCAATCGGGCTTGGCGGCCCGTTGCTGATTCTGCATATTGCTGATTGGACACGTGTTTCGCCTTTTTATCCCGCTATATGGAGCCAACCCAGGATATTCTGCTCTACCAATCGGCCGATGGCCGTGCCCAACTCGAAGTACAGCTCCAGAACGAAACCCTCTGGCTCACCCAGGCCCAGATGGTGGCGTTGTTTGGTCGCGACCAAAGCGTTATTAGCCGCCACTTGCGCACTGTTTTTCAGACAGGTGAACTAGTCGAATCCGACTGTGTGAGAAGCGCGACTGACTTTCCCGTTTTCACGGCTGAAAAGTCGGAAACGACTTCTATGCAAAAAATGCATAGAAGTTCAGAAGGAGCAAAAAAGAGGGACGGCCGCCCGGCCGACTACTATAACCTCGACGTCATCATCTCCGTCGGGTACCGGGTGAACTCCCGGCAGGGCACGCAGTTCCGGCAGTGGGCCACGCAGGTGCTGCGGCAGTATCTGGTGCAGGGTTTTGCGCTGAACGAGAAGCGGTTGCGCGAGGACGCCCGTAAGCTTACGGAGCTGAAACGGCTGTTGCAGCTGCAGGGCGAGCTGCTGGAAAACCAGGAGCTGACGCCCGACCAAACCACGGCCCTGCTGCGCGTGCTCAGCGACTATGCCCGGGCCCTCGACGTGCTTGACCAATACGACCACCAGCGCCTGCGCATCACCGGCACCACGCCCGATACGCCCTTCGAGCTGACCTACGAGGCCGCTTTGCAGGCTGTGGACGGCCTGCGCCAGCAGTTCGGGGGCAGCGTGCTGTTCGGGCGGGAGAAGGATGAGTCGTTCCAAAGCTCAGTTCGCACGATTTACCAGAGTTTTGACGGCGTAGAGCTGTACCCCAGCGCGGAAGAAAAAGCAGCCCACCTGCTCTACTTCGTGGTGAAAAACCATTCCTTTTTCGATGGCAATAAGCGCATTGCGGCCTTCCTATTCGTGTGGTTCATGGATAAGAACCACTGCCTCTACAAACCCGACGGCTCCCGCCGCCTCGCCGACAATGCCCTGGTGGCCCTTACCCTGCTAATTGCCGAAAGCAAGCCGGAGGACAAGGATGTCATGGTGAAGCTGGTGGTCAACCTGATCAACCAGGAAAACTGATGCTTTGCTATAGAGACGCAGTAGGTTGCGTCTCTTCTTTGAACAGTACGGTAACGCACGTTTTAAACAACCTCAGTAACGACGAGATGCAACCTATTACGTCTCTACCCTCGCCTAAGCCTGACCATCCCACACCACTGTTTTCTGCGAAAAATAATCGTTTAGCAAAAATTCGCTGACGAATCCCGCCCCGTTGCGTAGCTTGCACCGCTTCCCTGTTCCACCTTTCAACTTCTCCTGAAAACCGATGAACATCCGCAAACTGCTGGTCGCCAACCGGGGCGAAATTGCCATTCGCGTGCTGCGCGCTGCTACCGAGCTGGGCATCCAGACCGTTGCCATCTACACCTACGAGGACCGCTACTCCCTGCACCGCTACAAGGCCGACGAAGCCTACCAAGTGGGCCGCGACGACGAGCCGCTGAAGCCTTACCTCGATATTGAGGGCATCATCCGCACCGCCAAGGCCAATGGGGTTGATGCTATTCACCCCGGCTACGGCTTCCTGAGCGAAAACGCCACCCTGGCCCGCCGTTGCGGCGAGGAAGGCATCATCTTCGTGGGGCCGCGCCCGGAGGTAATGGATGCCCTCGGCGACAAAGTGGCTGCCAAGCGGGTGGCCGTGGCGTGCCAGGTGCCCATCATCGAAAGCAGTGAGCGGGACCTGACCGACCTCGACGTGGCCCTGGAAGAAGCCCACCGCATCGGCTACCCGCTGATGCTGAAAGCGGCCAGCGGCGGTGGCGGGCGGGGTATGCGCGTGATTCGGGACGATGAGCAGCTGGAGCGCGGCTTCTTCGAGGCCCGCAACGAGGCCCTCAAGGCCTTCGGCGATGATACCGTGTTCCTGGAGAAGTTTGTGGAGCAGCCCAAGCACATTGAGGTGCAGCTGGTAGCCGACAACCACGGCGGCCTCACCCACCTCTACGAGCGAGACTGCTCGGTGCAGCGCCGCTACCAGAAGGTGGTGGAAGTAGCACCTTCACTCAATTTGCCCGACCACCTGCGCCATCTGCTATACGAGTATGCGCTGCGCCTGGGCCGGGCCGTGAACTACAACAACGTGGGCACCGTGGAATTCCTGGTGAACCCCGAGCAGGACCGCATCTACTTCATCGAGGTGAACCCGCGCATTCAGGTAGAGCACACCGTGACGGAGATGATTACAGGCATCGACCTGATCAAAACCCAGCTCCACATTGCCGACGGCCGCCGCCTCCAGGACCCCGAAATCGGGCTGGGGCCGGACGTGACGCCGCTCAAAATCGGGGTGGCCATCCAGTGCCGCATCACTACTGAAGACCCGGAACAGGATTTCAAGCCCGACTACGGCACCATCACGGCCTACCGCTCGGCGGGTGGCTTCGGCATCCGTCTCGATCAGGGCTCGGTGTACACCGGCGTGAAAGTGTCGCCGTTCTTCGATTCCCTGTTGGTGAAAGTCTCGACGCACGCCCCTTCGCTGGCCGAGGCCGCCACTAAGATGGCCCGCACCCTCGATGAGTTCCGGTTGCGCGGGGTGAGCACCAACATCCAGTTTCTGCAGAATATTATTGCCCACCCGGTATTCATGGCCGGCGAGGCCAACGTCGACTTCATCAAGGACCACCCGGAGCTGTTCCGGTTTAAGCGGCGGCAGGACCGCGCCACCCGCGTACTCAGTTTCCTGGGCGACGTGATTGTGAACGGCAACCCCGACGTGCGCGGCCTGCTCGACCCCAAGCGCGAACTGCGCAAGGCCCGTCTGCCTGAGGCTGACCTGGCCGCCGCGCCGCCCGCCGGCACCAAGCAGAAGCTCACTGAGCTGGGCCCTGACTGCTTTGCCCAGTGGCTGCGGGCCGAAAAACAGGTGCATTACACCGACACCACCCTACGCGACGCCCACCAGAGCCTGCTGGCCACCCGCATGCGCACCTTCGATATGCTGAAGGTGGCCGAGCGCTACGCCCGTCAGCATCCGCAAACCTTCTCGTTGGAATGCTGGGGCGGGGCTACGTTCGATGTGGCCTTGCGCTTTCTGCACGAAGACCCCTGGGAACGACTGGCCAAGCTGCGCGCCGCCGTGCCCAATATCTTGCTCCAGATGCTGATCCGCGGGGCCAATGGCGTGGGCTACAAGGCCTATCCTGATAACCTCACGGAGCAGTTTGTGCAGCAGGCCGCCGAAACCGGCATCGACGTATTCCGCATCTTCGATTCGCTGAACTGGATGCCGGGCATGGAGGCCTGCATCGGGTTCGTGCGGAATAAAACCGACCGGCTGGCCGAGGCCAGCATCTGCTACACCGGCGACATTCTGGACCCTAAACGCAACCAGAAGTACAACCTCGACTACTACCTGCGCCTGGCCCGCCAGATTGAAGACGCCGGCGCGCACATCCTCTGCATCAAGGATATGGCCGGGCTGTTGAAGCCCTACGCCGCCACCGAGCTGATTTCGGCCCTGCGCGCCACCGTCAGCCTCCCCATCCATTTGCACACCCACGACACCAGCAGCCTGCAGGCTGCCACCTACCTGAAGGCCGTGGAAGCGGGCGTAGATGTGCTCGACGTGGCTCTGGGCAGCCTTTCGGGCCTTACCTCGCAGCCCAACTTCAACTCGGTGGTGGAGATGCTGCGCGGGCAGGAGCGCCACCGTGAGTTCGACCAGAAGTCGCTCAACGAATTCTCGAACTACTGGGAAACCGTGCGCGAGTATTACTACCCGTTCGAGTCGGGCCTGAAGGCGGGTACCTCGGAAGTATTCCAGCACGAAATTCCGGGCGGGCAGTACTCTAACCTGCGGCCCCAAGCCGCCTCGCTGGGCCTGCTGGATAAGTTCGAAACCGTGAAAACGACCTTCGCCGACGTCAACCTGCTGTTTGGGGACATTGTGAAGGTAACGCCCAGTTCCAAAGTGGTGGGCGACATGGCCCTGTTCCTGGTCAGTAACAACCTCACCACCCACGACGTGCTGGAGAAAGGGGCGGGCCTGAACTTTCCCGAATCGGTGCGGGAGCTATTCCGCGGCGACATCGGGCAGCCCGAAGGCGGCTGGCCGGCGGAACTGCAAAAGCTCATCCTCAAAGACGAGCAGCCCTTTACCGACCGCCCCAACGAGCACCTGGCCCCCATTGATTTTGCGGCCGAGGAGCAGCGGTTCGAGGAGAAATTCGGGCGGGCCGGCAAGTTCACCGATGTGCTGTCGTGGCTGCTGTATCCGAAAGTATTCGAGCAGTACTGGCAGTTCCGCGAAGACCACGGCGACGTGGCCGTGGTGCCGACCCCGGTCTTCTACTACGGCCTGCAGCCTGGCGAGGAAACCATCATTGACATTGCCCGGGGCAAGAGCATCATTGTGGGCCTACAAAGCATTGGGCCGGTGAACGAGGACGGCTGCCGCACCATCTTCTTCAACCTAAATGGCCAAACCCGCAACCTTGAAATCCGAGATACGAGCGTAGAAGTCAAGTGCATCTTCAACCTCAAGGCCGACAAAGGCAACCCGCGCCAGTTGGGGGCCCCGCTCCAGGGCATGCTCAGCCGCGTGCTGGTGGAAAGCGGCCAGCAGGTGCGCAAAAACGAGCCGCTGTTTATCATCGAGGCCATGAAGATGGAAACCACCATCACCGCCCCCGACGATACCACTATTCAGGCCGTGAGCCTAACGGAAGGCAGCATGGTAAACGCCGACGACCTAGTACTGACGCTGGGGTAAGTCCCGGAATCAGCCGCAAAAGCGTACATTAGGGCTTGCCTCCTTATCCTAAAAATGATGCGTATTTATTTTGCTTCCGTATTTCTGCTGGCCGTTTGCGCTACGTCCGGCCAGGCGCAGCAGTCCATCAGTCAGGCGGGTACTGCTGCGCAGGCAAACATCGATGCCTTAGCAAACGGTGCGGCAGCCGTGTTACCTAAAGGTGAGTCTTACGGTCTGATTGGTTCACCTTATGTGGAAAACAGCTGGCTGCCGGCGCGGCTGAAGATGACTACCGGTGTACCTTTGGCACCGGTGCCGGTGAAGTACGATGTTCTGAACCACCGGCTGCTGATGCTGCCGCTCCACCGCAAGGACTCTTTGGTGCTCGATGACCGGAAGCTGGCCAGCTTTGAGCTGGATGTACCAGCCCGTGGTCTGCAGCCGGCGCGGGTGCGCAGGTTCCGACGCTTTACCGAGGCTCCGGTGCTCAGCCAGCGTGCGGAGTACGTGGAAGTGCTGCACGAAGGCAAGTACGCGTTTCTGAAACGTTATGCCAAAACCCTGCGCAAAGCCAATTACCAGGGCCCGTACAGCACAGGGGAACGGTATGACGAGGTCGAAGACAAAATCACCTATTACCTGTTGCGGCCCGATGGACAGCTACTGCCGGTAAAGCTCGGGCTGAAACCCCTGCAGGCGGCTGCCCCCGCGCTGGCCGCCGCGCTAAAGGCAACTCCCGAAGCTGCCACTGCCAAAACCGATGCCGATTGGGGCGCGGTACTGGCCAAAGTAGACACGCAGTAAAGCAACCACCGGTTTGTAAAAAGCCCGGCCGTCCGAATTGTCGGGCGGCCGGGCTTTTTACAAACCGGTGGTTACCCTATTGACCTTTGTGCAACTCCGCCAGAGGTAGCCCTGCAGGTTCCCCGTATAGCCGCAGTGTGTCACGGCTGATGCGGTAGGTGCGGGCGGCGTTCAGCGCACTCATAAACCCGGTTTCGATGGTTAGATCAGGGCAGGCCATTTTGGTAGCCATCAACGGTCCAAAGCGTAGCTGACCGGTGGCGGGCAACTCAATATTACCCCGAAAACGGTTGCACCCCGCCTGTCCTTCTGCCTGTAGCTCGGTGGTATTGAGTTGCAGATACACCTCCTTGCCAGCCGTAGGGGTAGTTGGTTGTTTGTCGAGAGCGTGCAGAAGCCAGCGGGTGCCCCGTAGCTCGGCGGGTGGAGTAGCTGGAGCAGCAGAAGTGGTAGTTTCCGTTGTAGGAGCTGTTGTCTGACAGGCCCCCAGCAGCAGGAGCAGAGGCAAGGAAAGGCGCATGCTATAAGGAAGGTGAAGTGAGAAAATAAACCAGCAGAAACCGGCTGGTTACGGCACACAAATTGTACCGGCTAAAGAACAAAATGGTTATTTTGCGGTATGCGAAAATTCCCCCCCTTCGTTCTGTTCCTCGCTCTGTTCAGTGCCAACGTTTATGCTCAGAAAAAACCAGCCATTGCCCCACTGACAGCCGGTGTTTCGGCCGCTACGGTAGAACGGATAGTGCGTACCCTAGCCGCTGATGATATGCAGGGCCGCGCCACCGGCAAGCCTGGCAGCCTGAAAGCCGCCGAGTTTCTGGCCGCTGAATTCCAGCGCATCGGTCTGGAGCCGCTGCCGGGTCTGACGTCTTTCGCCCAGACATTTCCGGCCTATGAGGCCCGTACGGCGGCCGCCTTCGTGTCCATCAACGGTAGCAATGTAAGCCCGGATAAGCTGCTGCTGATTTCCGGCCAGCCGCACCTGAACTGGACGGAGGCCGATGAACCCGCTGCCCGCGTTGTCACCATTGGTCCCAAAGACAACCTGATGAAGGACGTGCGGGCACTGCTCGACCCTAAGGAAAACACTATTGTGTTTGTGGACCCCACGCAGGCGGCCGCGTTTGCCAGAGTGGCTGGCTACGTGAAACGCGGCGGCCTGCGGGCCGATAAGCCGGCTCCGTTCACCACCTTGCTTATTCTGGCGCCTCCGGCCCCTACGCCCCTTAAGTTTCAAGTGGCCGCTACCACCACCATCCGCACGGTGGAGTTGCGTAATGTGGTGGGCGTGCTGCCTGGCAAAGATGCCGCCCGCGCCACCGAGCAGGTGGTGTTCAGCGGCCACTACGACCACCTGGGCTTCCTACCCGCCGTGGTCGGTGACTCCATTGCCAACGGGGCCGACGATGACGCCAGCGGCACTACTGCTGTGGTAGCCTTGGCCGAATATTTCAAGAAGAAGAACGATAACGCCCGCCCGCTGGTGTTCGTGGCCTTCACGGCCGAGGAAATTGGCGGTTTCGGAGCCCGGCATTTCTCGAAGCAACTCAATCCCCAGCAGGTGGTGGCCATGTTCAACATCGAAATGATTGGCAAGCAGGCCAAATTTGGACCCAACACCGCCTTCATTACCGGTTTTGATCGGTCGGATTTTGGCAAGATGCTGCAGGATAACGCCAAAGGCACTGTGTTCCGCTTCGAGCCCGACCCGTACCCCGAGCAAAACCTATTCTTCCGCTCCGACAACGCCACCTTGGCCCGCTTGGGTGTACCCGCCCACACCATCAGCACCGACCAGATTCCGACCGACAAGAAGTATCATTCCGTGGACGATGAAGTCGAAAGCTTGGATCTGCCCAACATGACGGCCGTTATTACGGCCATTGGCCGGGCTGCCGTCGGCATCGTCAGCGGCCAGCAGACCCCCACCCGCATTGCGCCTGAAACGGTAAAGCAATAGCTGCCGGTAGCTTGTCAGCCCGTCAGATTGAGTTTTGGACTTAACCTGACGGGCTGCTTTTTTATTTTCTGTAAACGGTTCTCAGCTTACACTAAACTATCTATGATACTATTACCCGAGTATCGTAGGCTACTGGTTATCAATGGAGGTCTGCTGATTTTGGGTATACTTCTGTATGGATTTACCTACATAGCAGGTTTGCCAGACCGTAGGTTAGATGAGAGTGTGTTTACAGTACTCTTGCTTCTACTCGTGTTCCTTTTTGCTACTGTGTTGATTAATAGCTGGTACGCTGTGAAAATGCTGTTCAAAAAGAAATTCAAACTAACTCTATGCTACACGTTGGCTGCTTTGGTATGGTGGCCTCTATTCTATTTTTTGCTTGATGGCATTGGGCACTTGGGTGACAAGATTGGGGGCTGAATAGCAGGTCGCCAGCTAGAATATTTGACAGCTCAAAAACGGGGAGAAGAGTCCAGTGCACCGGACTTTTCTCCCCGTTATCTTTGTTGATTCCCTGCTGGCCCCGGCTGGCGTACTTCATCCAATCCGCTACGAGTGAAAGTTTGCATTGCCGAAAAGCCCAGCGTGGCCCGCGAAATTGCCCAGGTGCTGGGTGCCAACCGCAAAATGGACGGCTACTTCGAGGGCAACGGCTACCAAGTTACCTGGACGTTCGGCCACTTCTGCCAGCTGCGCGAGCCCGAGGACTACCGCCCCGAGTGGAAGCGCTGGAGCATTCATGATTTGCCCATGTTGCCCGAGCAGTTTGGCATCAAGCTCATGCGCCGCGACGACGGCGTGGTGCGGCAGTTCAACGTGATTAAGAACCTGCTGGCCTCCGCCGAGGAAGTTATCAACTGCGGCGACGCCGGGCAGGAAGGGGAGGTGATTCAGCGCTGGGTGCTGCTGGAGGCCAAGTACCGCAAGCCCACCAAGCGCCTCTGGATTTCCTCGCTCACCGAAGAAGCCATCCGCCAGGGCTTCCAAAACCTGCGCGAGGGCTCGGAGTTCGACTCGCTGTACCAGGCCGGTAAGAGCCGCGCCGTGGGCGACTGGCTGCTGGGCCTGAACGCTACCCGGCTGTTCACGCTCAAGTACGCGCCCGGGCAGCGGCAGGTGCTCAGCATCGGGCGAGTGCAGACGCCCACGCTGGCATTGCTGGTAGACCGGCACCACGAAATTCAGAACTTCCGGCCCGAGCCCTACTGGGTGCTGCGTACCGAGTACCGGGGCACCATGTTCAGCCACGTGGCCGTGGTGAAAAAGGGCAAGGACGACGACGAGCCCGACGAAAAGGCCCGCCTGAAGGCCCGCGGCTACTTCGTGACCCAGGAGGAGGCCGATGCAGCCCTGGCCCAGGTAACCGGCCAGCCCCTCACGGTGACCAACGTGGAAATCAAAAAGGCGCTGGAGAGTCCGCCCGCGCTGTTCGACCTGACCTCCCTGCAGGTGCAGTGCAACAACCAGTTGGGCCTATCGGCCGAGGATACGCTCAAGACGGTGCAGGGCCTCTACGAGAAGAAAGTGGTGAGCTACCCCCGCGTGGATACCACCTACCTGCCCGACGACCAATACCCCAAAATTCCCGGCATCCTGCGCGGGCTGGGCGGGGCGCACGCGGCGCTGGCGGCCCCGCTGCTGGCGGGCGGCAAAATCCGCAAGAGCACCAAGGTGTTCAACAACCAGAAGGTAACGGACCACCACGCCATCATCCCCACCGGAGCCAGTGCGGGCAGTCTGCACGGCACCGAGCAGCAGGTGTACGACATCATCACGCGCCG containing:
- a CDS encoding SDR family NAD(P)-dependent oxidoreductase, with product MEFADKNILIVGASSGIGLATARLLHGLGANLYTASRHQSAELAELGTTFLELDVTKPIGTALDSLPEVLHGVVYCPGSIKLRPFERIPVEDFRGDFELNVLGAVQVLQASMKRLKKAGGASVVLFSTVAADTGMAFHASIATSKAAVEGLTRALAAEYAASGVRVNAVAPSLTNTPLAAALLNTPEKAEASAKRHPLQRIGEPEDLAYMASFLLSDHGSFITGQVLPVDGGMSRLK
- the rhuM gene encoding virulence protein RhuM/Fic/DOC family protein, which gives rise to MEPTQDILLYQSADGRAQLEVQLQNETLWLTQAQMVALFGRDQSVISRHLRTVFQTGELVESDCVRSATDFPVFTAEKSETTSMQKMHRSSEGAKKRDGRPADYYNLDVIISVGYRVNSRQGTQFRQWATQVLRQYLVQGFALNEKRLREDARKLTELKRLLQLQGELLENQELTPDQTTALLRVLSDYARALDVLDQYDHQRLRITGTTPDTPFELTYEAALQAVDGLRQQFGGSVLFGREKDESFQSSVRTIYQSFDGVELYPSAEEKAAHLLYFVVKNHSFFDGNKRIAAFLFVWFMDKNHCLYKPDGSRRLADNALVALTLLIAESKPEDKDVMVKLVVNLINQEN
- a CDS encoding pyruvate carboxylase; the encoded protein is MNIRKLLVANRGEIAIRVLRAATELGIQTVAIYTYEDRYSLHRYKADEAYQVGRDDEPLKPYLDIEGIIRTAKANGVDAIHPGYGFLSENATLARRCGEEGIIFVGPRPEVMDALGDKVAAKRVAVACQVPIIESSERDLTDLDVALEEAHRIGYPLMLKAASGGGGRGMRVIRDDEQLERGFFEARNEALKAFGDDTVFLEKFVEQPKHIEVQLVADNHGGLTHLYERDCSVQRRYQKVVEVAPSLNLPDHLRHLLYEYALRLGRAVNYNNVGTVEFLVNPEQDRIYFIEVNPRIQVEHTVTEMITGIDLIKTQLHIADGRRLQDPEIGLGPDVTPLKIGVAIQCRITTEDPEQDFKPDYGTITAYRSAGGFGIRLDQGSVYTGVKVSPFFDSLLVKVSTHAPSLAEAATKMARTLDEFRLRGVSTNIQFLQNIIAHPVFMAGEANVDFIKDHPELFRFKRRQDRATRVLSFLGDVIVNGNPDVRGLLDPKRELRKARLPEADLAAAPPAGTKQKLTELGPDCFAQWLRAEKQVHYTDTTLRDAHQSLLATRMRTFDMLKVAERYARQHPQTFSLECWGGATFDVALRFLHEDPWERLAKLRAAVPNILLQMLIRGANGVGYKAYPDNLTEQFVQQAAETGIDVFRIFDSLNWMPGMEACIGFVRNKTDRLAEASICYTGDILDPKRNQKYNLDYYLRLARQIEDAGAHILCIKDMAGLLKPYAATELISALRATVSLPIHLHTHDTSSLQAATYLKAVEAGVDVLDVALGSLSGLTSQPNFNSVVEMLRGQERHREFDQKSLNEFSNYWETVREYYYPFESGLKAGTSEVFQHEIPGGQYSNLRPQAASLGLLDKFETVKTTFADVNLLFGDIVKVTPSSKVVGDMALFLVSNNLTTHDVLEKGAGLNFPESVRELFRGDIGQPEGGWPAELQKLILKDEQPFTDRPNEHLAPIDFAAEEQRFEEKFGRAGKFTDVLSWLLYPKVFEQYWQFREDHGDVAVVPTPVFYYGLQPGEETIIDIARGKSIIVGLQSIGPVNEDGCRTIFFNLNGQTRNLEIRDTSVEVKCIFNLKADKGNPRQLGAPLQGMLSRVLVESGQQVRKNEPLFIIEAMKMETTITAPDDTTIQAVSLTEGSMVNADDLVLTLG
- a CDS encoding META domain-containing protein, with product MRLSLPLLLLLGACQTTAPTTETTTSAAPATPPAELRGTRWLLHALDKQPTTPTAGKEVYLQLNTTELQAEGQAGCNRFRGNIELPATGQLRFGPLMATKMACPDLTIETGFMSALNAARTYRISRDTLRLYGEPAGLPLAELHKGQ
- a CDS encoding M20/M25/M40 family metallo-hydrolase, which codes for MRKFPPFVLFLALFSANVYAQKKPAIAPLTAGVSAATVERIVRTLAADDMQGRATGKPGSLKAAEFLAAEFQRIGLEPLPGLTSFAQTFPAYEARTAAAFVSINGSNVSPDKLLLISGQPHLNWTEADEPAARVVTIGPKDNLMKDVRALLDPKENTIVFVDPTQAAAFARVAGYVKRGGLRADKPAPFTTLLILAPPAPTPLKFQVAATTTIRTVELRNVVGVLPGKDAARATEQVVFSGHYDHLGFLPAVVGDSIANGADDDASGTTAVVALAEYFKKKNDNARPLVFVAFTAEEIGGFGARHFSKQLNPQQVVAMFNIEMIGKQAKFGPNTAFITGFDRSDFGKMLQDNAKGTVFRFEPDPYPEQNLFFRSDNATLARLGVPAHTISTDQIPTDKKYHSVDDEVESLDLPNMTAVITAIGRAAVGIVSGQQTPTRIAPETVKQ